A DNA window from Aspergillus nidulans FGSC A4 chromosome V contains the following coding sequences:
- a CDS encoding uncharacterized protein (transcript_id=CADANIAT00002966) has protein sequence MTTAALTALAPVIICLNAMRQGHALRDAATSMGTVGWGPTRLDCAEDVCVAGCDRRSECDPGGYGEFAERAKCPLNVCCPKFGFCGTTKDFCGNKEVKRPSCSDTNGMSRVVGYYEGWSMRRYCHSFYPEQIPRGIYTHLNYAFASIDPETFEILAPDAYEAKMMKRLTSLKNLDPDLKVFIAVGGWTFNDPGPTATVFSDIASSLKNQRAFFKSLISFMSTYNFDGIDLDWEYPVADDRSGRPADYENFPRFIANLKKALKGSGGRDGLSITLPASYWYLQHFDIINLQDHVDFFNIMSYDLHGAWDQNNKWLEPQLNSHTNLTEITNALDLLWRNNIKPGKVVLGMAFYARVFAAASPSCMEPGCLFQSGGNAGPCSNEVGILLNSEIVDIMNEQQVKPSLDKEAAVKILKFDINQWLTYDDAETFKLKAQFASSQCLGGVMVWAVSHDLPYGNFSRALGEAANRKIKAIAMSAHSEDNEVRKVHQQCMWTDCYEDCPSGWTIVKRMDDDGSGEGMIDHTGCLSGSDHFFCCPPSSKLPTCGWYGHRNGDCNGRNNCPAGMIEIGSNDQHCDTHNYQAACCTYQDIPSLKLYSQCQWGNSPKCDKDSCSGGTTLVANSSTGTGGDFCEYRSYWEDWKGNYATYQERVYCCDQEEDTRWEDCEWEEDYGLLRVEPNMDLENYCFTNCPDDKVRVALETRNGCDAANGGRVRCCKPKYITTHEKGAADYTDEEKRLNDQLKEFMEHPTCGYYDETLSKRGWVDDEYAYGNASLSIFDERSHPLVRRVTYTAETATAYIVYRLVFEVAPSPELSPSQLMNMWSLNVLPLYQYLTIQRIRTYAHETLDWVQDGFETFVTQLICNMAYFNRLFSGSDNGLDCECDTVGCCTEDMVCDEIPAGTVDVDVEEYGEYGLETELVTRGNNRVLDPRLADGQKFKFVGRVYPKKSNVVKDPNHWLRNRAFGFTSGNLCYSWSMSIMPKLSNKDLENFDIEHKLEMNTLSQYMEFATNRELPSGNPVPADLPALPVDYIRNHLRSPVLQNAPRMKGGELQPRPLIRIMNALGSNRNAEGFVMLLSGVNSCKVQLWRGTDVWDANIMANQVQDWDPAVGKIVLQKLRSLAGVIDYLNHPTIQAQMVIEAHEVEEEFRLADDAWVANGNKEKNIGARWWRLIYKDLLETRSAKAQSLMKKWCDEMVKNWGVRTGDDAKEILDAVKTLSQAPMAISLATLVRRTKVHWGCTIYRTTYTPLSEAHFARIIDLINVLIKENVRTQHDNASDKERAAYHTLMEYYEPIIMNDKSQFDGMTINDVRSHYETYLAMPDPDGYIDEKIVDPDEWMERESHGPIEISESTETRPWTHSNFCIIIDEEVVQNLASADSAMLLATNEDGRFPNANISKHWVKVVDILLVHPELQQRTNPELNQSVYNTMHSRPLRQAMAGIFLL, from the exons ATGACTACTGCGGCGCTGACTGCGTTAGCACCTGTGATTATTTGTCTGAATGCGATGCGTCAAGGCCATGCGCTACGGGATGCTGCAACCAGTATGGGTACTGTGGGCTGGGGCCCGACT AGATTAGATTGTGCAGAGGACGTCTGCGTAGCCGGCTGCGATCGCCGTTCTGAATGCGATCCTGGAGGTTATGGCGAATTTGCAGAGCGTGCCAAATGTCCCTTGAACGTCTGCTGTCCAAAATTTGGCTTCTGCGGTACCACAAAAGACTTCTGTGGTAATAAGGAGGTCAAGCGTCCTTCATGCTCCGATACGAATGGAATGTCTCGTGTTGTGGGTTATTATGAAGGATGGAGTATGCGGCGATACTGCCATAGTTTCTACCCCGAGCAAATTCCTCGTGGTATCTATACGCATCTGAATTATGCGTTTGCTTCAATCGACCCAGAGACGTTTGAGATTCTTGCCCCGGACGCCTATGAAGCCAAGATGATGAAGCGGCTCACATCGCTCAAGAATCTGGATCCCGATCTCAAGGTCTTCATCGCGGTTGGGGGGTGGACATTCAATGACCCAGGGCCTACTGCCACTGTTTTCTCCGATATTGCTTCCTCGCTTAAGAATCAAAGGGCCTTTTTCAAGTCCTTGATTAGCTTCATGTCTACCTATAACTTTGATGGTATTGACCTAGATTGGGAATACCCTGTTGCTGACGATCGAAGCGGCCGCCCTGCGGACTACGAGAACTTTCCTAGGTTCATTGCCAACCTTAAGAAAGCACTGAAGGGTTCAGGAGGACGAGATGGTCTCAGTATCACCCTGCCAGCGTCGTACTGGTATCTTCAGCATTTCGATATCATCAATTTACAAGATCATGTGGACTTTTTCAATATTATGTCCTATGATTTGCATGGCGCCTGGGACCAAAACAATAAGTGGCTCGAACCGCAGTTGAATTCTCACACAAACCTCACTGAGATTACGAACGCATTGGACCTGCTATGGCGGAATAATATCAAGCCTGGCAAGGTAGTCCTGGGCATGGCATTTTACGCCCGTGTTTTCGCAGCTGCGAGTCCCAGCTGCATGGAACCAGGTTGTTTATTCCAATCTGGCGGAAATGCAGGGCCCTGCAGTAACGAGGTAGGAATTTTGCTCAACTCGGAAATTGTCGACATCATGAACGAGCAACAGGTGAAACCATCTCTTGACAAGGAGGCTGCGGTTAAAATCCTCAAGTTCGACATCAATCAGTGGCTTACGTACGATGATGCCGAAACCTTTAAACTCAAGGCGCAGTTCGCGAGCAGCCAGTGCTTGGGAGGGGTTATGGTCTGGGCTGTTTCTCATGACCTTCCGTATGGCAATTTCTCTCGTGCCTTAGGGGAGGCTGCGAACCGCAAGATCAAAGCAATAGCTATGAGTGCGCACTCCGAAGATAACGAGGTGAGAAAAGTCCACCAGCAATGTATGTGGACGGACTGCTACGAGGATTGTCCCTCTGGGTGGACGATCGTCAAACGTATGGACGACGATGGCTCTGGAGAAGGCATGATCGACCATACCGGCTGTCTGAGCGGAAGCGACCATTTCTTCTGTTGTCCACCAAGCTCAAAACTACCGACCTGCGGCTGGTATGGCCACCGCAACGGAGACTGCAATGGCAGGAATAACTGCCCAGCTGGCATGATAGAGATCGGGTCCAACGACCAGCACTGCGATACCCACAATTACCAAGCTGCCTGCTGCACATACCAGGATATCCCCAGCCTGAAGCTCTATTCTCAATGTCAGTGGGGCAATTCGCCCAAGTGCGATAAAGATAGCTGCTCTGGCGGTACTACCCTGGTTGCGAATTCAAGCACTGGAACCGGTGGAGACTTTTGCGAATATCGGAGCTATTGGGAAGACTGGAAAGGAAACTATGCCACCTACCAGGAACGAGTGTATTGCTGtgaccaggaagaagatacCAGATGGGAGGACTgcgaatgggaagaagattATGGTCTTCTACGCGTCGAACCCAATATGGATCTGGAGAACTACTGCTTCACTAATTGCCCTGACGATAAGGTACGAGTGGCTTTGGAGACAAGGAATGGCTGCGACGCGGCAAATGGAGGTCGTGTTCGATGCTGTAAGCCGAAGTATATTACCACACATGAGAAGGGCGCTGCAGATTACACGGACGAAGAAAAACGACTCAATGACCAGCTGAAAGAGTTTATGGAACATCCAACGTGTGGGTATTATGATGAGACACTTTCAAAGCGTGGCTGGGTGGACGACGAGTATGCATATGGAAATGCCTCCTTGA GTATATTCGATGAGAGGTCGCACCCATTGGTTCGCCGCGTCACCTATACAGCAGAAACTGCCACGGCGTATATAGTCTATCGCCTAGTCTTCGAAGTAGCACCCTCACCCGAGCTATCACCATCACAATTAATGAATATGTGGTCGCTCAATGTCCTCCCTCTGTATCAGTATCTCACAATTCAGAGGATCCGGACGTATGCGCACGAAACGCTCGACTGGGTACAGGATGGATTCGAGACCTTCGTTACCCAGCTTATCTGCAATATGGCCTATTTCAACAGGCTGTTTTCAGGGTCCGATAATGGGCTAGACTGTGAATGTGATACGGTCGGCTGCTGTACTGAAGACATGGTGTGTGACGAGATTCCTGCGGGCACTGTCGATGTTGACGTTGAGGAATATGGAGAATACGGCTTGGAAACTGAGTTGGTCACCAGGGGAAACAATCGAGTATTAGACCCTAGATTGGCGGATGGACAGAAATTCAAGTTTGTCGGGCGTGTG TACCCTAAAAAATCCAATGTTGTGAAGGACCCCAACCACTGGCTCCGCAATAGGGCATTTGGCTTCACGAGCGGAAATCTTTGCTATAGTTGGAGCATGAGTATTATGCCTAAACTGAGCAACAAGGATCTCGAAAACTTTGACA TTGAACATAAACTTGAGATGAACACCCTCTCTCAGTATATGGAGTTTGCCACGAACAGAGAGCTGCCATCTGGAAATCCAGTGCCCGCAGATCTCCCAGCCCTACCAGTCGACTATATTCGAAACCATCTAAGAAGTCCTGTTCTTCAGAATGCGCCGCGCATGAAAGGTGGTGAATTGCAGCCCCGTCCACTTATTCGCATAATGAACGCGCTGGGAAGCAATCGGAATGCTGAAGGTTTTGTGATGCTCTTGAGCGGAGTTAACTCGTGTAAAGTTCAG CTTTGGAGGGGAACCGACGTCTGGGACGCCAACATCATGGCCAATCAGGTTCAAGATTGGGATCCAGCAGTGGGAAAGATAGTTTTGCAGAAACTTCGGTCTCTGGCTGGGGTTATTGACTATTTAAACCACCCTACTATACAAGCACAAATGGTCATTGAAGCTCACGAAGTTGAGGAGGAATTCCGCCTGGCGGATGACGCGTGGGTGGCGAATGgaaacaaagagaaaaacaTTGGCGCACGATGGTGGAGACTTATATACAAGGACCTCCTAGAGACTCGATCAGCAAAAGCTCAGtcattgatgaagaagtggTGTGACGAGATGGTGAAGAACTGGGGCGTACGGACAGGTGATGATGCCAAGGAAATATTGGATGCTGTTAAAACCCTAAGCCAGGCACCGATGGCGATCA GCCTTGCAACCTTAGTACGTCGTACTAAGGTCCACTGGGGCTGTACTATATACCGTACAACATACACTCCTCTCTCTGAGGCGCACTTCGCCAGAATTATCGACCTCATAAATGTCCTCATCAAGGAAAATGTGCGCACTCAGCATGATAATGCTAGTGACAAAGAACGTGCTGCATATCATACCCTCATGGAGTATTACGAACCCATTATAATGAACGACAAGTCCCAATTTGACGGTATGACTATTAACGATGTACGCTCACATTATGAAACCTATCTTGCAATGCCCGATCCTGATGGATATATTGACGAGAAAATCGTCGATCCTGATgagtggatggagagggagagtCACGGACCAATAGAAATCTCGGAGTCAACAGAAACCCGGCCCTGGACACATTCAAACTTCTGCATTATTATTGACGAAGAGGTGGTGCAGAACTTGGCCAGTGCTGATTCGGCTATGCTGCTCGCCACCAATGAAGATGGCCGCTTTCCCAACGCCAACATATCAAAGCACTGGGTGAAGGTGGTCGATAT ACTGTTAGTCCATCCAGAACTGCAACAGAGGACGAACCCGGAACTTAACCAGTCCGTTTATAATACCA TGCATAGTCGTCCATTGCGACAGGCAATGGCAGGCATTTTTC TACTGTAA
- a CDS encoding uncharacterized protein (transcript_id=CADANIAT00002971) gives MAPEVMVALSDRLPATFESRAKNWEKDPTDIASIAASEAAGAQFRKMALPGSAS, from the exons ATGGCGCCCGAGGTCATGGTTGCATTGTCAGACCGACTTCCTGCCACCTTTGAGA GTAGGGCCAAGAATTGGGAGAAGGATCCAACCGATATTGCCTCAATAGCGGCTAGTGAAGCGGCAGGAGCCCAATTTCGCAAAATGGCCCTTCCAGGTTCCGCATCGTAA
- a CDS encoding uncharacterized protein (transcript_id=CADANIAT00002969) encodes MSAPQVVQSLSSASGPAGGWFRTQLATLRNRFINTEKRRQRAALIGTSFAAHRPVWITAGGGAYTTAVAVYLTMKLMRRIPV; translated from the exons ATGTCTGCCCCTCAAGTTGTTCAGTCcctctccagcgccagcggTCCGGCTGGAGGATGGTTTAGGACCCAGTTGGCGACTTTGAGGAACAGATTCATCAACACTG AGAAGCGACGCCAGCGAGCAGCTCTCATCGGGACCTCATTCGCCGCCCACCGACCAGTTTGGATCACCGCTGGAGGCGGAGCATACACTACAGCCGTTGCGGTTTATTTAACGATGAAACTCATGCGGCGTATCCCAGTATAG
- a CDS encoding protein dre2 (transcript_id=CADANIAT00002972): protein MAPSFVSIDTTPDFDMTPTSSKSADSGKRTLLLAPPSIATQEDKLRTLFTTYDRSTTDLQMLDRVSAGFVSLPANTYDLVLVLTGTDGTRRSEALQLLKREVYAAVVPAMKGGAKLQTEDNFFGEAEDREAVLAGLVKKETGFEKMDVGNGAAVPLRLGRKKKAAPAPAPVVQPPPIISSDDNDLNDDELIDEDTLLSADDLKRPIVPPPECQPKAGKRRRACKDCTCGLAAQIEAEDRERREAADKSLNVMKLESDDLNELDFTVQGKTGSCGNCALGDAFRCDGCPFIGLPAFKPGQEVQILNDVAQL from the exons ATGGCCCCCTCCTTCGTGAGCATCGACACAACCCCAGACTTCGATATGACACCGACTTCCTCAAAGTCCGCCGACAGCGGTAAACGGACCCTCCTCCTCGCACCACCCTCAATCGCCACCCAAGAAGATAAACTCCGCACTCTCTTCACAACGTACGATCGCAGCACAACCGATCTTCAGATGCTTGACCGCGTCTCAGCGGGCTTTGTCTCTCTCCCAGCGAACACATACGATCTTGTTCTCGTTCTTACAGGCACAGATGGCACGCGGCGTTCGGAGGCGCTGCAACTGCTCAAGCGAGAGGTCTATGCGGCTGTTGTCCCGGCCATGAAGGGCGGTGCCAAGTTACAGACGGAGGACAACTTCTTCGGGGAAGCCGAGGATCGGGAGGCGGTTCTTGCGGGGCTCGTGAAGAAAGAGACCGGATTTGAGAAGATGGATGTTGGAAACGGGGCTGCGGTGCCGTTGAGAttgggaaggaagaagaaggctgcgcCGGCTCCGGCCCCGGTTGTACAGCCGCCTCCAATTATCAGCTCCGATGATAACGATCTCAATGACGATGAGCTGATCGATGAGGATACCCTCTTGTCGGCGGACGACCTCAAGAGGCCAATTGTTCCAC ctccagaaTGTCAGCCCAAGGCCGGAAAGCGACGTCGCGCCTGCAAGGACTGCACTTGCGGTCTCGCCGCCCAGATTGAAGCCGAAGATAGGGAGCGCCGCGAGGCTGCGGACAAGAGTCTCAATGTCATGAAGCTCGAGTCAGACGATCTGAACGAACTAGACTTCACAGTGCAAGGGAAGACCGGGTCTTGCGGTAACTGCGCCCTCGGCGACGCCTTCAGATGTGACGGATGCCCCTTCATTGGtcttccagccttcaagcCGGGGCAGGAGGTCCAGATCTTGAATGACGTTGCCCAGCTTTAA
- a CDS encoding uncharacterized protein (transcript_id=CADANIAT00002968) produces the protein MVATPDDPRAQTIVDLFNGQGSAPAPFDVLTSALSFPTRDQEQWWRKTGPMFGQMLASSGYTLDQQYRHLTFYYNQLVPRLGPHPATFHSSLTVSGLPMEFSINYQQKGAHPMVRIGAEPIDSFSGTERDPFNQIPPAEMVNHFSRAGVKGFDPELYAYFEPKHSLTREQQARLPKEVPGGDKLKTQYAFGFDFKGDEVSLKGYSYPGLKATMAGQEVAKLVGDGVKDLKNQGKLDCTEAWAAVEAYMTELNGWGYHNLWAWDYVSPAKSRLKFYSFVMDVVDKTKLEELWTLNGRATSPAHQEGLRHLKELWDIIDLKNVGKRDLPADAPQIPEDAAPMVWNYEMTAGNPLPFGKGYFPLQGLNDAGCIQKLVKFFELMGWKDLAAKYPETIQSFYPGLDLSKTSHLLMWVSYTYSEKTGVYLSIYNHPCPEK, from the exons ATGGTCGCCACACCTGATGATCCAAGAGCGCAGACCATCGTTGATCTCTTCAATGGACAGGGCAGCGCCCCGGCTCCCTTTGACGTGCTGACCTCAGCCTTGTCTTTTCCCACCAGAGACCAGGAGCAATGGTGGCGCAAGACCGGCCCAATGTTTGGTCAGATGCTCGCCTCGTCTGGCTATACCCTCGATCAGCAGTATCGGCACCTCACCTTCTACTACAACCAACTCGTTCCCCGCCTCGGCCCTCACCCAGCAACATTCCATTCCAGTCTGACTGTCAGCGGGTTACCCATGGAGTTCAGCATCAACTACCAGCAAAAGGGTGCGCATCCAATGGTCCGCATTGGCGCGGAACCTATCGACTCCTTTTCGGGGACGGAACGGGACCCATTTAATCAGATCCCGCCGGCCGAGATGGTAAACCACTTCTCCAGAGCGGGAGTTAAAGGATTCGATCCGGAGCTTTATGCGTACTTCGAGCCAAAGCATTCTCTTACTCGTGAGCAGCAAGCCAGACTACCGAAAGAAGTACCTGGTGGTGACAAGTTAAAGACGCAATATGCTTTCGGGTTCGATTTTAAGGGTGATGAGGTTTCACTGAAGGGGTATAGCTATCCCGGGCTGAAAGCCACAATGGCAGGCCAGGAAGTTGCGAAGCTCGTCGGAGACGGGGTCAAGGACCTGAAAAACCAAGGCAAACTGGACTGCACCGAGGCCTGGGCAGCTGTGGAAGCCTACATGACTGAGCTCAACGGCTGGGGCTACCACAACCTCTGGGCATGGGATTACGTCTCGCCTGCGAAATCGCGTCTCAAGTTTTATTCCTTCGTCATGGATGTCGTAGACAAGACTAAGCTCGAGGAGCTCTGGACATTGAATGGCCGCGCCACCAGCCCCGCTCATCAAGAGGGTCTACGACATCTCAAAGAGCTCTGGGATATTATCGACCTGAAGAACGTCGGCAAGAGAGACCTCCCGGCCGATGCGCCTCAGATCCCAGAGGATGCAGCGCCCATGGTTTGGAACTATGAAATGACGGCGGGCAATCCCTTGCCGTTCGGCAAGGGCTACTTTCCGCTGCAAGGGCTCAACGATGCAGGCtgtatccagaagctcgTCAAGTTCTTTGAGTTAATGGGGTGGAAGGATCTCGCGGCCAAGTACCCGGAGACTATTCAGTCGTTCTA TCCTGGCCTCGATCTGTCCAAGACATCACATCTACTGATGTGGGTGTCGTACACTTATTCGGAGAAGACAGGGGTTTATCTGAGCATTTACAATCATCCTTGTCCAGAGAAATAG
- a CDS encoding uncharacterized protein (transcript_id=CADANIAT00002967) has translation MRADAARPRRTGAPDYDDPSFWDTKFATGQDVGEWLNPGEVLLDALLSFLESEPAPTAAQPNTPKVLHLGPGISKLGSRARDAFVARGWKANGIVNADFSSEAVRLGQEAEKMQDPSHAMHWIQTDLRSWTDVSRLLPAGPFEAIIDKSTSDAIATSSPVTFTSAAAHTSAVCPVIKDILKNAKEAGEGITLTAIELLGLHLVPLTKEGSKWFVLSYSAFRFEDVPRLSSFWEIVGRMSLEAPGGRTASGALAPAVYHWVYTLRRR, from the exons ATGCGAGCTGACGCTGCCCGGCCTCGACGAACTGGCGCACCGGATTACGATGACCCGTCCTTCTGGGACACGAAATTTGCGACTGGCCAGGATGTTGGCGAATGGCTGAACCCGGGCGAAGTCCTCCTGGAcgctcttctctctttcctcgaAAGCGAGCCCGCACCGACCGCAGCGCAGCCCAACACGCCAAAAGTCCTCCACCTCGGCCCTGGGATATCGAAACTTGGAAGTAGAGCTCGGGATGCGTTTGTTGCGCGGGGATGGAAAGCAAATGGGATTGTG AATGCCGACTTCTCCTCCGAAGCTGTCCGCCTTGGTCAGGAGGCCGAGAAGATGCAGGACCCCTCGCACGCCATGCACTGGATACAAACGGATCTCCGATCGTGGACCGACGTGTCGCGCCTCCTCCCTGCCGGGCCCTTCGAGGCGATCATCGACAAGAGTACAAGTGATGCAATTGCCACATCTAGCCCAGTGACGTTCACCAGCGCTGCTGCCCATACGTCAGCAGTCTGTCCagtcatcaaggatatccttAAAAACGCCAAGGAAGCAGGTGAAGGGATAACACTTACAGCAAttgagcttctgggtctgcaCCTTGTTCCCCTTACGAAAGAGGGGTCGAAATGGTTCGTACTCTCGTACTCGGCCTTTAGGTTTGAGGATGTACCCAGGCTATCTAGCTTCTGGGAAATTGTTGGTCGTATGTCTCTTGAGGCGCCGGGTGGACGGACCGCGTCCGGAGCTCTGGCACCGGCGGTTTATCATTGGGTTTATACACTGCGGCGAAGGTAG
- a CDS encoding uncharacterized protein (transcript_id=CADANIAT00002970), with protein sequence MRFKPASILAGFLALTTTLATPTRVARQPTLVQRDSAAIVSKVAEINTQVLALGSDIAAYTGGDTSAIEESSNQLIAVIDSGTEIVLAGDSLTSIEALDLVTPILDLTSDVDATIVSLIEKKDLVVAAGSGPSVYAQLTAQLTAANAFAEALSSKVPAALKDIADELSAGIRASIQKGIDAYADVATPTTTSTTTTVTSTSTSTTETTTTTETTTTDTTTTETSTTTDTTSTTETTSPPTSTSTTSEPCETETQEPEPTTTPCETETETPPPSSTTEPCETDSETPEPTSTPCDTETETPPTSEPCETETETPPPSSTTPCETESDTPPPSTSEPCETETETPPPSTTETDEPEPTKTESSTEPPTGPGHTEPPAPEPTDSSSTTLVPTTSQTGVSPAPTGGSSDENETSPEPETPSDTDTSPEGPESSGGVSEETEPVTQPETPSNTDTGPAAPEFTGAAAMNALRSSLLGAMVLGGVIMVL encoded by the coding sequence ATGAGGTTCAAGCCAGCCTCAATCCTAGCCGGCTTCCTAGCCCTAACAACAACACTCGCTACTCCTACAAGAGTCGCGCGCCAGCCGACACTGGTCCAACGTGATTCTGCAGCAATCGTGAGCAAAGTAGCCGAAATCAACACTCAGGTCCTCGCTCTGGGCTCTGACATCGCTGCCTACACCGGTGGTGACACTTCCGCCATTGAGGAATCGTCGAATCAGCTCATCGCTGTCATCGATTCGGGCACGGAAATCGTCCTGGCCGGCGACTCTTTGACCAGCATTGAAGCCCTGGATCTTGTCACTCCCATTCTGGACTTGACTAGCGACGTGGATGCAACCATTGTGTCGCTGATTGAGAAGAAAGATCTGGTGGTTGCGGCGGGTTCGGGACCAAGCGTCTATGCGCAGCTGACGGCACAATTGACTGCTGCCAATGCGTTTGCAGAGGCGCTGAGCAGTAAAGTCCCGGCTGCACTGAAGGATATTGCCGATGAGCTTTCCGCGGGGATTAGGGCCAGCATACAGAAGGGAATTGATGCCTATGCGGATGTGGCTACTCCTACGACGACAAGCACTACTACTACGGTGACGTCCACTAGCACGTCTACTACTGAAACTACAACGACGACTGAGACCACGACGACTGATACCACAACCACCGAGACCAGCACGACTACTGACACCACAAGCACAACTGAAACCACAAGCCCGCCCACAAGCACCTCGACTACCTCCGAGCCCTGTGAAACAGAGACACAGGAACCTGAGCCAACCACCACTCCTTGCGAAACGGAAACGGAGACCCCCCCTCCATCTTCGACGACGGAGCCATGCgaaactgactctgagacGCCAGAGCCAACTAGTACCCCGTGCGATACTGAAACAGAGACCCCTCCTACTTCGGAGCCCTGtgagactgagactgagactCCACCCCCATCAAGCACCACGCCATGCGAGACCGAAAGCGAcacccctcctccatctACTTCAGAACCTTGCGAGACCGAAACGGAGACCCCGCCCCCCTCAACCACTGAGACTGACGAGCCTGAGCCAACAAAGACAGAGTCATCGACTGAACCACCCACTGGCCCAGGACACACCGAACCCCCAGCCCCAGAGCCAACCGATTCTAGTTCGACAACCCTAGTCCCCACAACCTCGCAAACAGGCGTCTCCCCAGCACCCACAGGCGGAAGCTCGGATGAAAACGAAACTAGTCCCGAACCTGAGACCCCATCCGATACTGACACTAGCCCCGAGGGCCCCGAGTCTAGTGGCGGTGTCTCGGAGGAGACTGAGCCTGTAACCCAGCCTGAGACCCCTAGCAATACTGATACTGGCCCCGCGGCCCCGGAGTTCACTGGCGCTGCGGCTATGAATGCGCTGAGGTCTTCCCTTCTGGGTGCGATGGTGCTTGGAGGTGTGATTATGGTTCTATAG